The following proteins are co-located in the Parafannyhessea umbonata genome:
- a CDS encoding efflux RND transporter periplasmic adaptor subunit, producing MSKKFGFGKASPGDNEAADAKGEKDGAPGDAGATQAVTPPLPANPLQSALDGAPVDPTSGSASVDDAPDDDANGMLAYQNLERHRKEKKRRRNVKMAVGVCAAVVIAAAIIVPRALTPADSGKQMPATAEVTRGDLTSSVSVTGAAQPASSVYVTPEVSGIVQDLRVSEGDTVSKGDVLFSLKNDSLDRAVADARRQVSDAQAQVNTAQCSVDNANAAYQKALDAWNSAPDAESQAELTDPDSLYGDVQTANDSLGSARSALDSASQALQDARAQAAKRTVTAPASGSVVAVNARNGAAYGDVAGGSTTSDGTGQGQGTGAGWAVQIADLSKMRVATQVNEVDISGVAMGQTASVTFSAIPGLECDATVEKIATVASGDGSMGADGVVTYEVDLLIDHPDERIKPGMTANATIQTQSVSDVLMVPIAALNDYDESAGTASVTVVTLDGDGNIKTSRDVDVKVAEKNGSDAAVTGVKEGETVKLADEGDSADGGSGEGDAAAADGS from the coding sequence ATGAGCAAGAAGTTCGGTTTTGGCAAGGCTTCGCCCGGGGACAACGAGGCTGCGGACGCCAAGGGCGAGAAGGACGGAGCCCCAGGGGACGCGGGCGCCACGCAGGCGGTGACGCCACCCCTGCCCGCAAACCCGCTCCAAAGCGCGTTGGACGGCGCGCCTGTCGACCCGACGAGCGGCTCCGCCTCCGTCGACGATGCGCCGGACGACGACGCGAACGGCATGCTCGCGTACCAGAACCTCGAGCGCCACCGCAAGGAGAAGAAGCGCCGCCGCAACGTGAAGATGGCGGTGGGGGTGTGCGCCGCCGTCGTGATCGCGGCGGCCATCATCGTGCCTCGGGCGCTTACGCCAGCGGACAGCGGCAAGCAGATGCCCGCGACCGCGGAGGTCACGCGCGGCGACCTCACCTCCAGCGTGAGCGTCACGGGCGCTGCCCAGCCTGCGTCCAGCGTCTACGTCACACCCGAGGTGAGCGGCATCGTCCAGGACCTTCGCGTGTCCGAGGGCGACACTGTGAGCAAGGGCGACGTGCTCTTCTCGCTCAAGAACGACTCCCTCGATCGCGCGGTCGCAGACGCCCGGCGGCAGGTTTCTGACGCGCAGGCGCAGGTCAACACCGCCCAATGCAGCGTCGACAACGCAAACGCCGCCTACCAGAAGGCGTTGGACGCCTGGAACTCCGCGCCGGACGCGGAGTCGCAGGCGGAGCTCACGGACCCGGACAGCCTCTATGGCGACGTGCAGACGGCAAACGACAGCCTGGGAAGCGCAAGGTCCGCGCTCGACTCCGCAAGCCAGGCGCTTCAGGACGCGAGGGCGCAGGCAGCAAAGCGCACGGTGACGGCACCCGCCTCGGGAAGCGTCGTTGCGGTGAACGCGAGGAACGGCGCCGCGTACGGGGACGTCGCGGGCGGCTCCACCACGAGCGACGGGACAGGCCAGGGCCAGGGCACGGGCGCCGGCTGGGCCGTGCAGATCGCGGACCTCTCCAAGATGAGGGTGGCCACACAGGTGAACGAGGTGGACATCTCGGGCGTGGCCATGGGGCAGACCGCGAGCGTGACCTTCTCGGCGATACCTGGTCTCGAGTGCGACGCAACGGTCGAGAAGATTGCGACGGTGGCGAGCGGCGATGGCTCCATGGGCGCAGACGGCGTCGTGACGTACGAGGTCGACCTCTTGATCGACCACCCGGACGAGCGCATCAAGCCCGGCATGACGGCAAACGCGACCATCCAGACGCAGAGCGTGTCGGACGTGCTCATGGTGCCAATCGCAGCGCTGAACGACTACGACGAGTCCGCCGGAACCGCCAGCGTGACCGTCGTCACGCTCGACGGGGACGGTAACATCAAGACCTCTCGCGACGTCGACGTGAAGGTGGCTGAGAAGAACGGGTCCGACGCGGCCGTGACGGGCGTGAAGGAGGGCGAGACCGTCAAGCTCGCGGACGAGGGCGACTCCGCGGACGGAGGCTCCGGCGAGGGCGACGCCGCCGCGGCAGACGGGAGCTAG
- a CDS encoding metal-dependent hydrolase, producing the protein MTGKTHIAIGVASALAVAPLAGAPLGVPTDVVPQAIALVLGGMVGGMLPDTDTPSSMGARETRRVWAALAVMTAALLVVDHVRGSDLALTLVSGFSYEQLAGLAIVVATCAVGRASGHRGFSHSLVALALVGYGAWMLCRPIAVAVAVGYASHLALDLTNKRGVRLLWPWGRPLCLGLFESGRLADWTLFVLGVAAAALMVATRLQLIGLMSTLPSVGMPAAVMALPW; encoded by the coding sequence GTGACGGGCAAGACGCACATAGCCATAGGCGTGGCATCCGCGCTGGCCGTGGCCCCGCTGGCCGGAGCCCCTCTTGGGGTGCCGACAGACGTGGTGCCGCAGGCGATTGCGCTCGTGCTTGGCGGTATGGTGGGCGGCATGCTGCCGGATACTGACACGCCATCCAGCATGGGCGCGCGTGAGACGCGTCGTGTGTGGGCGGCGCTTGCCGTTATGACGGCGGCGCTTCTGGTGGTGGACCACGTGCGGGGAAGCGACCTCGCGCTCACCCTGGTGTCGGGCTTCTCGTACGAACAACTGGCAGGTCTGGCGATCGTGGTGGCCACCTGCGCAGTTGGCAGGGCGTCCGGGCACAGGGGCTTCTCGCACTCGCTTGTGGCGCTTGCGCTGGTGGGGTATGGCGCGTGGATGCTCTGCCGCCCGATTGCGGTCGCCGTTGCCGTGGGCTATGCGTCGCACCTGGCACTCGACCTCACAAACAAGAGGGGAGTCAGGCTCCTGTGGCCATGGGGGCGGCCGCTCTGCCTCGGCCTCTTCGAGTCCGGTCGCCTTGCGGATTGGACGCTCTTCGTGCTGGGCGTAGCGGCTGCGGCCCTCATGGTGGCAACGCGCCTGCAGCTGATTGGCCTCATGTCGACCTTGCCGTCCGTTGGGATGCCGGCGGCCGTCATGGCCTTGCCGTGGTAG
- a CDS encoding ABC transporter ATP-binding protein, whose product MLPVIDVRNVHRIYDSGGVPTHALRGVSLTVRRGEFLCIMGPSGSGKSTLMNILGCLDTPTSGSYLLEGVDVAKLDDDELAQVRATRIGFVFQSFNLLPRSTVIRNVMLPLLYTDVAPRDRERRACEALASVGLPAEYFDHRSNELSGGQMQRVAIARALVNDPALVLADEPTGNLDSATSEVVLNTFVRMRDAGKTVVLITHDPEVATWADRCVHIRDGRLLTDEQERAHVMRSESRGRGST is encoded by the coding sequence ATGCTGCCCGTGATAGACGTGCGGAACGTGCACCGCATCTACGACTCCGGCGGCGTGCCGACCCATGCGCTGCGGGGCGTGTCGCTCACGGTGCGCAGGGGCGAGTTCCTGTGCATCATGGGGCCGTCAGGCTCCGGCAAGTCCACGCTCATGAACATACTGGGCTGTCTGGACACGCCCACGTCCGGCTCGTACCTGCTCGAGGGGGTCGACGTCGCGAAGCTGGACGACGACGAGCTCGCGCAGGTACGCGCGACGCGGATCGGCTTTGTGTTCCAGTCGTTCAACCTGCTGCCACGCTCGACGGTCATAAGGAACGTGATGCTGCCGCTCCTGTACACGGACGTTGCCCCGCGCGACCGCGAGCGGCGCGCGTGCGAGGCCCTTGCGTCCGTGGGGCTTCCGGCGGAATACTTCGACCATAGGTCGAACGAGCTTTCCGGCGGGCAGATGCAGCGCGTCGCCATCGCGCGCGCACTGGTGAACGACCCCGCCCTGGTGCTGGCGGACGAGCCTACGGGAAACCTGGACTCCGCCACGAGCGAGGTGGTGCTGAACACCTTCGTCAGGATGCGGGACGCCGGCAAGACCGTCGTCCTCATCACGCACGACCCCGAGGTCGCGACGTGGGCGGACCGCTGCGTGCACATACGCGACGGAAGGCTCCTTACCGACGAGCAGGAGCGCGCCCATGTTATGAGGTCTGAGTCCCGCGGAAGGGGGAGCACATGA
- a CDS encoding ABC transporter permease, translating to MRLRDLWTETWEALDANRGRSLLTVLGIVIGISAVIAMTALIGGVRQGLMGELGLDRARVISMGVYNGSQVRTEDIAKIEEGLPEYEYITGSAYGSGKVASDAKSADGQVLGISSHYFDVTGQKLVEGRTFTSGENDSASTVAILDKTSAHNLFGDKDALGQKVRIKGIEYRVVGVLESGQQTDPKSVTAYVPLKACVQRVTGYDSVDSLAGMAREGEDIDSLVTKTKDFLATYYHMSDEDVDNGLYVSSMKSMIDSFNSVMFTFQLLMTSVASISLVVGGIGIMNMMLTNVTERIREIGLRKALGARRSDITRQFLLESVCLTLAGGAIGIVLGYVGAFALGGVATNLLASGDGGMSLTVTPVIEPMAVLGATGICVLIGVVFGYYPARRAAKLDPVESLHYQ from the coding sequence ATGAGGCTGAGGGACCTTTGGACCGAGACCTGGGAGGCCCTTGACGCAAACCGTGGCAGGTCGCTCCTCACGGTGCTGGGCATCGTGATCGGCATCAGCGCCGTCATCGCGATGACGGCGCTGATTGGCGGCGTGCGACAGGGCCTCATGGGCGAGCTCGGCCTCGACCGCGCCCGCGTCATATCCATGGGTGTCTACAACGGCTCGCAGGTGCGCACCGAGGACATCGCGAAGATCGAGGAGGGGCTGCCGGAGTACGAGTACATCACGGGCAGCGCCTACGGTAGCGGCAAGGTCGCGAGCGACGCCAAGAGCGCCGACGGCCAGGTCCTGGGCATCTCGTCCCACTACTTCGACGTGACGGGCCAGAAGCTCGTGGAGGGTCGTACGTTCACGAGCGGCGAGAACGACTCCGCCTCGACGGTGGCGATACTGGACAAGACAAGCGCACACAACCTGTTTGGAGACAAGGACGCCCTCGGCCAGAAGGTGCGCATCAAGGGGATCGAGTATCGCGTGGTGGGCGTGCTGGAGAGTGGCCAGCAGACCGACCCGAAGAGCGTGACGGCATACGTCCCGCTCAAGGCATGCGTCCAGAGGGTCACGGGCTACGACAGCGTGGACTCGCTCGCCGGCATGGCTCGGGAGGGCGAGGACATCGACTCCCTCGTCACGAAGACGAAGGACTTTCTGGCGACGTACTACCACATGAGCGACGAGGACGTCGATAACGGCCTGTACGTATCGTCCATGAAGTCCATGATCGACAGCTTCAACTCCGTCATGTTCACGTTCCAGCTGCTCATGACATCCGTCGCGTCCATCTCGCTCGTGGTTGGCGGCATAGGCATCATGAACATGATGCTCACGAACGTGACGGAGCGCATCCGCGAGATCGGGCTTCGCAAGGCCCTGGGTGCGCGCAGGTCAGACATCACGCGGCAGTTCCTGCTGGAGTCCGTGTGCCTGACGCTTGCGGGTGGGGCCATCGGCATCGTGCTTGGCTACGTGGGGGCGTTCGCCCTCGGCGGCGTTGCGACCAATCTTCTAGCCTCGGGCGACGGCGGCATGTCGCTTACCGTGACGCCCGTGATCGAGCCCATGGCGGTGCTCGGCGCGACGGGCATCTGCGTGCTCATAGGCGTGGTGTTTGGCTACTACCCGGCGCGCCGCGCCGCGAAGCTCGACCCCGTGGAGTCCCTGCACTACCAATAG